From the Rhodopirellula halodulae genome, one window contains:
- a CDS encoding DNA cytosine methyltransferase: MKSIELFAGAGGLALGVEAAGFENVALYEWNHNACDTLRRNRTQHGWEVVEGDVADQDFRPFRDEIDLVTGGPPCQPFSMGGKHKAQNDKRDMFPQAVRVVRDIRPKAFIFENVKGLTRRSFANYFSYIRLQFSYPTITAKRGEEWMSHLARLEALDSKCSFRGLTYKVIPRLFNSALYGAGPGVPQRRERVFFVGVRSDLGLEVNLPTEETHSVDALLHDQWVSNVYWHRHKLKVPTVPEKLARKVERLQDYNRDMLGTACRTVRDAISDLPNVGPGRRSRSIPNHFFNPGARSYAGHTGSPYDQPAKTLKAGDHGVPGGENTLQFADGSVRYFSIRECARLQTFPDDWIIEGSWTEGMRQLGNAVPVKLAQLVAESVAGTLKKAGNV, encoded by the coding sequence ATGAAGTCGATTGAACTATTTGCAGGTGCGGGCGGACTCGCTCTCGGCGTTGAAGCAGCGGGATTCGAGAATGTGGCTCTGTACGAGTGGAACCACAATGCCTGTGACACGTTGCGTCGCAATCGGACGCAGCATGGTTGGGAAGTAGTTGAGGGCGATGTCGCAGATCAGGATTTTCGTCCATTCAGAGATGAGATTGATTTGGTAACAGGCGGACCACCCTGTCAGCCTTTTTCGATGGGTGGCAAACATAAAGCTCAGAATGACAAGCGGGACATGTTCCCACAGGCGGTGCGAGTTGTTCGAGATATTCGGCCCAAGGCGTTCATCTTCGAGAATGTTAAAGGGCTGACACGACGTAGCTTTGCAAACTACTTCAGCTACATTCGCCTGCAATTCAGTTACCCCACGATCACCGCGAAACGTGGCGAAGAGTGGATGTCGCATCTCGCCCGTCTTGAAGCACTCGATTCAAAGTGCAGCTTTCGCGGCTTGACATACAAAGTCATTCCAAGACTATTCAATTCAGCACTTTACGGTGCGGGCCCCGGCGTCCCACAACGTCGAGAACGGGTGTTCTTTGTCGGCGTCCGAAGCGACCTGGGATTGGAGGTGAACCTTCCAACAGAGGAAACGCATTCGGTAGATGCTTTGCTACACGATCAATGGGTGAGCAACGTTTATTGGCATCGACACAAGTTGAAGGTCCCCACGGTGCCGGAGAAACTCGCTCGCAAGGTGGAAAGGTTACAGGACTACAACCGCGATATGTTGGGTACTGCTTGCCGTACCGTTCGAGACGCAATTTCAGATCTGCCGAATGTTGGTCCTGGACGTCGAAGCCGATCGATTCCAAATCATTTCTTCAATCCCGGAGCACGCTCATACGCTGGTCATACGGGGAGTCCCTACGACCAACCTGCGAAGACCCTGAAGGCTGGCGATCACGGCGTTCCAGGTGGTGAGAATACCTTGCAGTTCGCAGACGGCTCGGTGAGGTATTTCTCGATACGAGAATGTGCTCGGCTTCAGACCTTCCCAGACGATTGGATTATCGAAGGTTCCTGGACCGAAGGAATGCGACAGCTCGGCAACGCAGTCCCGGTGAAGTTGGCTCAGCTTGTCGCCGAAAGCGTTGCTGGAACGCTCAAGAAGGCGGGAAATGTATGA
- a CDS encoding Eco29kI family restriction endonuclease — protein sequence MDETKSIVVNFCLNPATTELRVDGFSEFEFDLATPLFEQIRACLDATPLAPLTIEKLDAGLDGPGVYILFHNREPVYIGKADSSVVTRLKKHRRTISGRKNIELTEVGFKTSVFASTWNPFLPESHLIEHYGTKKQWNSKGFGGNEPGIRRYETAYGTDHFFTRFPVNEQFVCHWLEAGEYEVSQLCSDLRRDLPFWFKTHPNSGNLAGEVTLPSSQPTAIDTIVRIATALGDDWRVAVLPSHILLEYKPTKNYPNQVIHFPPS from the coding sequence TTGGATGAGACCAAGTCAATTGTGGTCAATTTCTGTTTGAACCCGGCAACGACGGAACTGAGAGTGGATGGATTCAGCGAGTTTGAGTTTGATTTAGCAACGCCGCTATTCGAGCAAATCAGAGCTTGTCTGGATGCGACGCCACTAGCTCCTCTGACAATCGAAAAACTCGATGCCGGACTGGATGGTCCTGGCGTTTACATCCTGTTTCACAATCGCGAACCCGTTTACATCGGGAAAGCCGATTCTTCCGTAGTGACCCGGCTAAAAAAACATCGTCGCACAATCTCTGGTCGGAAAAACATTGAACTGACAGAAGTTGGATTCAAAACGTCCGTGTTTGCGAGCACCTGGAATCCATTCCTTCCTGAGAGCCATCTCATCGAACACTATGGCACCAAGAAGCAATGGAATTCAAAGGGTTTCGGAGGGAACGAACCTGGGATCAGGAGATATGAAACGGCCTACGGAACAGACCACTTTTTCACTCGCTTTCCAGTAAACGAACAATTTGTCTGTCATTGGCTTGAAGCGGGCGAGTACGAGGTTAGCCAACTCTGCTCTGACCTTCGCCGAGACTTACCCTTTTGGTTCAAAACGCACCCGAACAGCGGGAACCTAGCCGGTGAAGTCACACTTCCTTCATCCCAGCCGACCGCAATCGATACGATTGTTCGAATTGCGACCGCATTGGGTGATGATTGGAGGGTAGCCGTGCTACCAAGTCATATCCTGCTGGAATACAAACCGACCAAAAACTATCCCAACCAAGTCATACATTTCCCGCCTTCTTGA
- a CDS encoding Panacea domain-containing protein produces the protein MDTLQDIIAYLLKHYPHKNELSNARLTKMVYLADWRNAVLARRQLTDIDWYFDNYGPFVSDVKQAVQQEPDIFTVRKTENLYGNSKTLIELNDDSYQPSLSKATKEVLDHVIETTKQLGWNGFISLVYGTYPIASSPRYSMLDLVALASKYVDRQK, from the coding sequence ATGGACACGCTTCAGGACATTATCGCGTATCTGCTAAAGCATTATCCGCATAAAAACGAGCTGTCAAATGCACGGCTGACCAAGATGGTGTATTTAGCCGATTGGCGAAATGCTGTCCTTGCAAGGCGGCAGCTAACGGACATCGACTGGTACTTCGACAACTACGGTCCATTCGTGTCCGACGTGAAGCAAGCTGTTCAACAAGAGCCAGACATTTTTACTGTCCGTAAGACCGAGAATCTGTACGGAAACTCTAAAACCTTGATTGAATTGAACGACGACTCTTATCAACCGTCCCTCTCGAAAGCGACGAAGGAGGTGCTCGATCATGTTATCGAAACGACCAAGCAGCTGGGGTGGAACGGGTTCATTAGTCTGGTCTACGGAACTTACCCCATAGCTTCATCTCCACGCTATTCGATGCTTGATTTAGTTGCCCTTGCCTCAAAGTACGTGGACCGTCAGAAGTAG
- a CDS encoding phage tail tape measure protein, with translation MSDITQKLGFDVADGVAALGKLDQAIKQHTGTLNSLQGAYKNLNTGTQINQQLQSVGKQSQVAATQVEKATKRINSSFQGVSLDNKSIGTLVNRVLVTQAVVSQFANVRNSLSESTAEAVNFQQSLAEIQTISKPLRGNTDELASRVRALSDEFNTPLEDVNAGLYETISNQVEGTANQFNLLTEAQRLGRVGNASTEDSINILTATLNGFGRKMSEVDELSANWFRTVDLGRLQVSDVANSIGRLGGLATQSGVSLEEVQAALATITISGVKPAEAITQVRSAMTSFIKPSDAMKDGIRDIGFTSSEQAIGVLGLSGTIEKLIDNTDGSTQALAKYFPNVRALAGVLNIAGENAEQFGKALKVLENPDVSNLEKAFDIVTGTDAEKVTKELNKLKNFLTEEFGQSVLSAGAGLVDLTGGMDNLRAAGAGTIGSLPGLVLGIAGYAAELKGASLQTEALENNTKSLRGSLLNGVGKAAGVAGLAIAGVQAYNSFQAEQLQQAHEFRRKQDERALDQLRQSANEEVKITQDKWSRIRELTNANLASTLTGFNQTSFGIGGETDALADSVGTGIEKVFNARESILNALIQTSQSRLQESRDAAKTAEATIVNADDELFTRRTSRLDQQKQLNANLDLTRKLGREAAEALADATTPEQAADANEIFARAKSFERAAQSVAQQIGTNKALEKSDQALLELSRQRANAQREYSTTQRNQSAIASEVAREESAKVRSLKEEFAGLTEAIKLFDESGNPLSQEQRVANVAKFNEELNAFRNNAANLDQLDFGGLVDLTKIQLDLQNALSSVEVQSIQFGEGALKGLNDQLQNAISEAMSKPAMKAVTDLIRAETGEEVTDPSRVQGGTNRAEDQDVRRSEIGAELRVQEDAASRAFGRVSDGTNRLVDNLNSAFGGARIGSSYLIDGLLSTIGATDGKVGEGFLDYSAFLTQLKETANTQNTDPENLQDLQSRFDEVQSKDFFGGATNGSAEQVQRLLKTLEEGIQATTNAEQLRQELQTVQPQVPQVDPSQAIQRLELQQQPPQTNQAAAQAASQAAGALGGVTGAARSAAAALASIQAPTGGVEAAYFGKTIYRAAGGVARGVDQVNAILSKGEHVTNARSARRFSTQLQAMNAGSTPVFTRSSESSTTNVGDVHLNFSGSDPVSARSLAHDFRRELRRKTARL, from the coding sequence ATGTCCGATATCACGCAGAAACTAGGCTTCGATGTCGCGGATGGCGTGGCAGCGTTGGGGAAACTCGACCAAGCGATCAAGCAACACACCGGAACGCTGAATAGTCTTCAGGGTGCGTACAAGAACCTGAACACCGGCACCCAGATCAATCAGCAACTCCAGAGTGTCGGCAAGCAAAGCCAAGTTGCCGCGACCCAAGTCGAAAAAGCAACGAAGCGAATCAACAGTTCATTCCAAGGAGTCAGTCTCGACAACAAGTCAATCGGGACACTCGTCAATCGAGTACTTGTCACGCAAGCGGTCGTCTCGCAGTTTGCGAACGTCCGGAACTCTCTTTCGGAGTCGACCGCTGAAGCCGTCAACTTTCAGCAGTCGCTTGCTGAGATCCAAACCATCTCGAAGCCGCTCAGGGGCAACACAGACGAGCTTGCAAGCCGTGTGCGGGCCTTGAGTGACGAGTTCAACACTCCTCTCGAAGATGTGAACGCGGGCCTCTACGAGACAATCTCGAACCAAGTTGAAGGGACTGCGAACCAGTTCAACTTGCTGACGGAAGCCCAACGTTTGGGTCGCGTCGGCAATGCATCAACTGAAGACTCGATCAACATCCTGACTGCCACGCTGAACGGTTTCGGTCGGAAAATGTCGGAAGTGGACGAGTTGTCCGCAAACTGGTTCCGGACAGTCGACCTTGGCCGTTTGCAAGTCTCTGACGTTGCCAACTCGATCGGTCGTCTTGGCGGTCTGGCGACTCAATCGGGTGTGAGTCTCGAAGAAGTCCAGGCTGCGTTGGCAACGATCACCATCTCCGGTGTGAAACCAGCGGAAGCCATCACGCAAGTACGCTCAGCGATGACCTCGTTCATTAAACCGAGCGACGCAATGAAGGACGGAATCCGCGACATCGGGTTCACGAGTTCAGAGCAAGCTATCGGCGTCCTTGGCCTGAGTGGAACGATTGAGAAATTGATCGACAACACCGATGGCTCGACACAGGCTCTCGCGAAATACTTCCCCAACGTTCGTGCGTTGGCAGGCGTTCTGAACATCGCAGGCGAGAACGCAGAACAGTTTGGCAAGGCTCTGAAAGTTCTCGAAAATCCGGACGTCTCGAATCTTGAGAAGGCGTTCGATATCGTCACTGGAACGGATGCCGAGAAGGTCACGAAGGAGCTGAACAAACTGAAGAACTTCCTGACGGAAGAGTTCGGTCAGTCGGTTCTGTCTGCCGGTGCCGGTCTCGTCGACTTGACGGGCGGCATGGACAATCTCCGGGCTGCCGGTGCGGGAACGATTGGTTCACTTCCGGGGCTTGTCCTGGGAATCGCCGGGTACGCTGCCGAGTTGAAAGGGGCCTCACTACAAACTGAAGCGTTGGAGAACAACACCAAAAGCCTGCGAGGCTCACTGCTGAATGGTGTAGGCAAGGCTGCCGGTGTCGCTGGACTGGCGATTGCTGGGGTTCAAGCCTACAACTCGTTCCAAGCTGAACAACTTCAGCAGGCTCACGAATTCCGGCGGAAGCAAGACGAACGTGCTCTCGACCAACTGCGTCAGTCAGCCAACGAAGAAGTCAAGATCACGCAGGATAAGTGGTCTCGTATTCGCGAACTTACAAACGCGAATCTCGCTTCCACCCTGACCGGATTCAATCAGACATCGTTTGGCATCGGCGGCGAAACCGACGCTCTTGCGGATTCCGTCGGGACCGGCATTGAGAAGGTTTTCAACGCTCGTGAGAGCATCCTCAACGCTCTGATCCAAACGAGCCAATCACGGCTCCAAGAATCCCGTGACGCGGCGAAGACAGCCGAAGCAACGATCGTCAACGCTGACGACGAGTTGTTCACCCGAAGGACTTCGCGTCTGGATCAGCAAAAGCAACTCAATGCCAACCTGGATCTGACTCGAAAACTCGGTCGTGAAGCCGCTGAAGCCTTGGCCGACGCAACGACACCTGAACAGGCTGCCGATGCAAACGAGATTTTCGCTCGTGCGAAATCGTTTGAGCGTGCTGCACAGAGTGTGGCTCAACAGATCGGTACAAACAAAGCACTTGAGAAGAGTGACCAAGCCTTGCTTGAGTTGTCCCGCCAACGAGCAAACGCTCAACGCGAGTATAGCACGACACAGCGGAACCAATCAGCAATCGCTTCTGAAGTCGCACGCGAGGAATCTGCAAAGGTTCGCAGTCTGAAGGAAGAGTTCGCTGGACTTACCGAGGCAATCAAGTTGTTTGACGAGAGCGGCAACCCGTTGTCGCAAGAACAGCGTGTCGCGAACGTCGCAAAGTTCAATGAAGAGTTGAACGCGTTCCGCAACAATGCAGCCAATCTGGACCAACTCGACTTCGGCGGACTGGTTGACCTGACCAAGATTCAACTGGACCTCCAGAACGCGTTGTCGTCCGTCGAGGTTCAAAGTATCCAGTTTGGTGAAGGTGCCCTCAAAGGTCTCAATGACCAATTGCAAAACGCAATCTCGGAGGCGATGTCGAAGCCCGCGATGAAAGCCGTTACGGACTTGATTCGTGCTGAGACCGGCGAAGAAGTTACCGACCCGTCACGGGTTCAAGGCGGAACCAACCGAGCAGAAGACCAAGATGTCCGTCGATCTGAGATCGGTGCGGAACTGCGGGTTCAAGAGGACGCCGCGTCGAGAGCGTTTGGGCGTGTTTCTGACGGGACGAATCGGTTGGTGGACAACCTCAACTCCGCCTTCGGAGGTGCTCGAATTGGTTCGAGTTACTTGATTGACGGGTTGTTGTCGACGATCGGGGCGACAGACGGAAAAGTCGGTGAAGGGTTTCTCGACTACTCCGCTTTCCTAACTCAGTTGAAAGAGACTGCCAACACTCAAAACACTGATCCTGAGAACCTGCAAGACCTTCAGTCGCGATTCGACGAGGTTCAATCAAAGGACTTCTTCGGGGGTGCAACCAACGGTTCGGCAGAACAAGTGCAGCGTTTGTTGAAAACGCTAGAAGAAGGGATTCAGGCGACGACCAATGCCGAACAACTTCGTCAAGAGTTGCAAACGGTTCAACCGCAAGTGCCGCAAGTCGACCCGTCGCAAGCAATCCAACGACTCGAACTGCAACAGCAGCCACCTCAAACCAATCAGGCAGCGGCTCAAGCCGCTTCGCAAGCAGCGGGTGCCCTTGGTGGAGTGACGGGTGCGGCACGTTCGGCAGCGGCGGCTCTTGCGAGTATTCAGGCTCCCACCGGTGGTGTTGAAGCCGCCTACTTCGGCAAGACCATTTACCGTGCTGCCGGTGGCGTTGCTCGTGGAGTCGACCAAGTGAACGCGATCCTCTCGAAAGGTGAACACGTCACCAACGCTCGAAGTGCCCGACGGTTCTCGACTCAACTTCAAGCAATGAATGCAGGATCGACTCCAGTGTTCACACGTTCGTCGGAGAGTTCAACGACGAACGTCGGAGACGTTCACCTGAACTTCAGCGGTTCGGACCCGGTCAGTGCTCGTTCGCTTGCACATGACTTCCGCCGGGAACTCCGACGAAAGACCGCAAGGTTGTAG
- a CDS encoding DUF2513 domain-containing protein, with protein MELIRRILFAIEDCDDGAVPREFEIEGYSQDQIRYHCYQIYLGGLVDAVPQARLQHKVPNLQITHLTPAGHDFIDHARDDTLWRRVRAKLGDASIDVTLAGLKAAAIQAVKSQFGG; from the coding sequence ATGGAACTCATTCGCAGGATTCTCTTTGCGATCGAAGACTGCGACGACGGAGCGGTGCCGAGAGAGTTCGAGATTGAGGGCTACTCGCAAGACCAAATTCGATATCACTGCTACCAAATCTATCTAGGTGGCTTGGTTGACGCTGTACCTCAGGCCAGACTGCAACACAAAGTACCAAACTTGCAGATTACCCATCTGACGCCGGCAGGACATGATTTCATCGACCACGCTCGTGACGACACCCTATGGAGACGAGTTCGTGCGAAGCTGGGGGATGCATCGATCGACGTGACCCTCGCGGGTTTGAAGGCAGCAGCGATTCAAGCCGTAAAAAGTCAATTTGGCGGATGA
- a CDS encoding thermonuclease family protein, translated as MNRLLVVLLLFVGCNPPATETGTCERVLDGDTFVYRPPSGDAFHVRLLGIDAPEKPQRFGPEATALLTRLLNDAELELLIDSDDRYGRKLATVIADGIDVNAHLVEQGLAWHYVKYSDDANLQSLQNEAREASRGLWADARRIAPWDYRNGQRIPSSLPKELDSIRDSDAVVFITRSGTKYHSAGCRHLTDSAREIPLSRAVSAYEPCGTCKP; from the coding sequence ATGAATAGGCTTCTCGTTGTCCTGCTGCTGTTCGTCGGATGTAATCCACCCGCAACAGAAACCGGAACGTGTGAGCGTGTACTCGACGGCGATACGTTCGTGTACCGGCCTCCGTCGGGTGACGCGTTCCACGTACGGTTGCTCGGAATCGACGCCCCGGAAAAGCCCCAGCGATTCGGCCCGGAAGCGACCGCTTTGCTCACCCGACTTCTCAACGATGCCGAGCTGGAACTGCTCATCGACTCCGACGACCGCTACGGTCGAAAGCTCGCGACAGTCATCGCAGACGGCATCGACGTGAATGCTCATCTCGTTGAGCAGGGACTCGCGTGGCACTACGTGAAGTACTCAGACGACGCGAATCTCCAGTCACTGCAAAACGAAGCGAGAGAGGCTTCACGCGGACTTTGGGCCGACGCCCGCAGGATTGCACCCTGGGATTATCGGAACGGTCAGCGTATTCCGTCATCTCTTCCCAAAGAGCTTGATTCGATTCGCGATTCCGACGCAGTCGTTTTCATCACTAGATCAGGCACGAAGTACCATTCGGCAGGGTGCCGACACCTCACCGACTCAGCGAGAGAAATTCCGCTGTCGCGTGCCGTGTCGGCTTACGAGCCGTGTGGAACCTGCAAACCTTAA